A single genomic interval of Adhaeribacter pallidiroseus harbors:
- a CDS encoding S8 family serine peptidase produces MLQKAAPESTGQQYRVQVSNFLKFSQWLRQALPQVSIKAQDLASRTVILTNVKAADVNKLLSSSWVKYLDVPDRIPRTELILEHADLTANQVRAVQQKYPQINGQGLVASLKEDSFDTTDLDLKNRIIRTAALRKAPTIHATTMATLLAGAGNSGPSGTGVATHADLASADFSNLMPDNILDLLPLGVSVQNHSYGVTPENYYGLEAQAYDKQVRENPALLHVFSAGNAGTSAITTGTYANLPGWANITGQFKISKNTLSVGATDTSGQLSPISSRGPAYDGRIKPELVAFGEGGSSESAALVSGMALLVQQAYREQTGSLPTAALVKAVLINRANKLGDAEISYASGFGQADALGAVEAIKQKYFFNGEVAQNKTSIFSISVPANTQNLKITLVWHDVEAEPGVAQALVNDLDATLVQGNANKQWLPWVLSSYPHPDSLQLPARRAPDHLNNVEQITVTKPASGRYEIQVKGYRVSQETQAFSVVYEMQPEKLTWTYPGTNDWLAANTRNRIRWENQTNTTIGKLEYRFLPNGNWQVVKTGVDLTRAFLDWQSPDTTALAQLRLTTGNKTALSDTFGITPPLGLQTGYNCGSETLLFWPKRAGVTEYQIWQLGPVYLEPVQRTADTILVIKKNQSTAVHYAVAPVVQGVVGPKSFTVDYNAGTCYINSFLPQQIVTDSVVFEGVLGTNYGLESVNLQKLENGIFKTIQTISPVTQLNLKFSDVAPSPGRNEYRLQIVNQKQEAFYSQTEGVFFTQPQFIQLFPNPVTRGNDLSVVVENDAEAQIEVFNSLGQIISSFNESGIIKTVSTAGLVPGVYLVRVQSPGIPAVITRLVVW; encoded by the coding sequence GTGCTGCAAAAAGCAGCTCCTGAAAGCACGGGGCAACAATACCGTGTTCAGGTGAGCAATTTTTTAAAATTTTCGCAATGGCTGCGCCAGGCATTACCCCAGGTATCTATAAAAGCGCAAGATCTGGCTTCTCGTACCGTTATTTTAACCAACGTAAAGGCAGCCGATGTAAATAAACTGCTTTCCTCTTCCTGGGTTAAATACCTGGATGTTCCTGACCGTATTCCCCGCACCGAACTGATTTTGGAACACGCTGATTTAACCGCGAATCAGGTAAGAGCTGTGCAGCAGAAATACCCGCAGATTAACGGCCAAGGATTAGTTGCATCGCTTAAAGAAGATTCTTTTGATACCACGGACCTGGATTTAAAAAACCGCATTATTCGTACGGCCGCTTTGCGTAAGGCCCCTACAATTCACGCTACCACCATGGCTACTTTACTAGCGGGTGCGGGCAACTCGGGTCCATCGGGTACCGGGGTGGCCACCCATGCTGACCTGGCCTCCGCCGATTTTAGTAATTTAATGCCCGATAATATTCTGGACTTGTTGCCCCTCGGCGTATCGGTTCAAAATCATTCTTATGGGGTTACTCCCGAAAATTATTACGGCCTCGAAGCTCAGGCCTATGATAAACAAGTCCGGGAAAATCCGGCGTTACTGCACGTATTCTCGGCGGGCAATGCCGGAACCAGCGCCATTACTACGGGTACTTACGCCAACTTGCCGGGTTGGGCCAATATTACCGGGCAATTCAAAATTTCAAAAAATACCTTAAGTGTGGGAGCTACCGATACCTCAGGTCAGCTTAGCCCTATCAGTTCGCGTGGTCCGGCTTACGATGGCCGGATAAAGCCGGAATTGGTAGCTTTCGGAGAAGGTGGCTCTTCGGAATCGGCGGCGCTGGTTTCCGGAATGGCCTTGTTGGTACAACAAGCTTACCGGGAGCAAACCGGTAGTTTACCAACTGCCGCGTTAGTAAAAGCAGTTTTAATTAACCGGGCCAACAAATTGGGGGATGCCGAAATCAGTTACGCTTCCGGTTTTGGTCAGGCGGATGCCTTGGGTGCGGTGGAAGCCATAAAACAAAAATATTTTTTTAACGGGGAAGTAGCCCAGAATAAAACCAGTATTTTTTCTATTAGTGTACCGGCTAATACCCAAAATTTAAAAATTACCTTAGTATGGCACGATGTAGAAGCGGAGCCGGGTGTTGCCCAAGCCTTGGTAAATGATTTAGATGCAACCTTAGTACAAGGGAATGCTAATAAGCAATGGTTGCCGTGGGTATTAAGCTCCTATCCGCACCCCGATTCTTTACAGCTCCCCGCCCGTCGGGCTCCCGACCACCTAAATAACGTAGAACAAATTACCGTGACCAAACCAGCGAGCGGCCGTTACGAGATTCAGGTAAAAGGCTACCGGGTTTCCCAGGAAACCCAGGCATTTAGTGTGGTATACGAGATGCAGCCCGAAAAATTAACCTGGACTTACCCCGGTACCAACGATTGGTTAGCAGCGAATACCCGCAATCGGATTCGTTGGGAAAATCAAACCAATACTACCATTGGTAAATTGGAGTACCGTTTTTTACCCAACGGAAACTGGCAAGTTGTTAAAACAGGCGTCGATTTAACCCGCGCCTTTCTGGATTGGCAAAGCCCGGATACCACCGCCTTGGCCCAACTGCGACTTACTACCGGGAACAAAACGGCATTATCCGATACTTTCGGAATTACTCCACCTTTAGGCTTGCAAACTGGCTATAATTGCGGATCAGAAACCTTATTATTCTGGCCGAAACGGGCGGGTGTAACGGAATACCAAATCTGGCAGCTCGGGCCGGTTTACCTGGAACCAGTTCAACGAACCGCCGATACCATATTGGTAATTAAGAAAAACCAAAGTACGGCAGTGCATTATGCGGTAGCCCCGGTGGTGCAGGGAGTGGTTGGCCCGAAAAGTTTTACGGTGGATTATAATGCGGGAACTTGTTACATTAATAGCTTTTTGCCTCAACAAATCGTAACAGATTCTGTAGTTTTTGAAGGAGTGCTGGGTACCAATTATGGTTTAGAATCGGTTAATTTACAAAAGTTAGAAAATGGAATTTTTAAAACAATTCAGACCATAAGCCCGGTTACGCAATTAAATTTAAAATTTTCGGATGTGGCTCCTTCCCCCGGCCGTAATGAATACCGGTTACAAATAGTTAATCAGAAGCAGGAAGCTTTTTATAGCCAGACCGAAGGCGTATTTTTTACTCAACCTCAGTTTATTCAGTTGTTTCCTAATCCGGTTACCCGGGGTAATGATTTAAGCGTGGTAGTGGAAAATGATGCCGAAGCCCAAATAGAAGTTTTTAATTCGTTGGGGCAAATAATAAGCAGTTTTAACGAGTCCGGCATTATAAAAACGGTTTCAACTGCTGGCTTGGTGCCCGGCGTGTACCTGGTGCGGGTGCAATCTCCGGGAATACCAGCAGTAATTACCCGCTTGGTGGTGTGGTAA
- a CDS encoding M57 family metalloprotease, with translation MKLKNLTKWGVMVVALAFSGCQEDQEVVQQSDIAKETLDKIYQMGFGTKEVQRVDNGYLVEGDIFLTEAALNDQHDPRFLRVGETEQYRTNSLVTPGASSVNPRVITVSVSSRLPASYKNGTQVAIDRYNAENLLIKFLLVSSGGNIVLEKANGSYLASAGFPTGGNPYGSVKVNSRAIGDGNTATFYNYVGTIIAHEMGHCIGFRHTDYMDRSYSCGGSTANEGASTVGAVQIPGTPAAADPNSWMLACIGSGQSRPFNNNDKTALNYLY, from the coding sequence ATGAAATTAAAAAATCTTACCAAATGGGGTGTTATGGTTGTAGCACTTGCTTTTAGTGGTTGCCAGGAAGACCAGGAAGTAGTTCAGCAAAGTGATATTGCCAAAGAAACGCTCGATAAGATTTACCAGATGGGTTTTGGTACGAAGGAGGTGCAGCGGGTAGATAACGGCTACTTGGTAGAAGGGGATATTTTCTTAACGGAAGCTGCCCTAAACGACCAACATGACCCGCGGTTTTTACGCGTAGGCGAAACCGAACAATACCGCACCAACAGCTTAGTTACCCCGGGTGCCAGTAGCGTTAATCCCCGCGTTATAACCGTAAGTGTATCCAGTCGTTTACCTGCTTCTTACAAGAACGGTACGCAAGTAGCCATTGATCGGTATAACGCTGAAAACCTGTTAATAAAATTTTTACTGGTATCTTCGGGTGGCAATATTGTTCTCGAAAAAGCCAATGGTTCGTACTTAGCCTCAGCCGGATTTCCAACGGGCGGTAATCCGTATGGCTCCGTAAAAGTAAACTCCCGCGCTATTGGGGATGGCAATACGGCTACTTTTTACAATTATGTGGGTACCATTATAGCGCACGAAATGGGGCATTGCATTGGTTTCCGGCATACGGATTACATGGATCGCAGTTATAGTTGTGGCGGCTCTACGGCTAATGAAGGAGCCAGTACCGTTGGAGCGGTTCAGATTCCGGGTACACCGGCAGCCGCCGACCCTAATTCCTGGATGTTAGCCTGTATTGGTTCTGGTCAAAGCCGCCCTTTTAACAACAACGATAAAACTGCTTTAAACTACTTATATTAA
- a CDS encoding bifunctional alpha,alpha-trehalose-phosphate synthase (UDP-forming)/trehalose-phosphatase, translating to MARTIIISNRLPLKVQKKESEITFETSEGGLATGLGSVYKQGDNLWIGWPGLFLEEEPDRDYVRDELLKENMQPVFLTETEIKEYYEGFSNETLWPTFHYFSQYAVYEKQHWEAYVAVNQKFCDEVVKFAQPEDTIWVHDYQLLLLPQLIRKQLAGVSIGFFQHIPFPSFEIFRLLPWRREIIQGMLGADLIGFHTYDDMRHFLSSTNRLLGYGNLHGLVDTGKRTVLVDAFPMGIDYEKYAALAIDPETIKLEQEFRQAIGTHRVIVSIDRLDYSKGIPNRLYAFEQFLKRYPEFQEKVSLVMIVVPSRDTVEKYKRLKEEIDELVGRINSSYRTISWNPIQYFYRSFPLPEISAFYRIADICLVTPMRDGMNLVSKEFIASKFDQKGVLILSEMAGAAQELADAIQINPNNIDQMADAIKEALLLPEPEQMVQMNAMQTLIKTYDIHQWVKVFMDRLSYVKIKQQSFTTDPLAGEALEHLIQHYQEKTPRLIFLDYDGTLSPFTKDPRQAGPDEELLQILKKLTTDTQNRVVIISGRDRQTLEKWLGHLPVDLIAEHGVWLKRREVNWEMILTLSNNWKREVRPIMEAYVNRTAGSFIEEKDYSLVWHYRRVPTGLGELRCRDLIHHLGYIASNINLQVMEGNKIVEIKNLEVNKGVAAARWLELYPSAFVMAIGDDRTDEDMFRLMPRDSYTVKVGAQRSVAQFHLASVKDVRSLLQVLGNQYKSADQAQDSPKSVPVSE from the coding sequence ATGGCAAGAACTATTATTATATCTAACCGGCTTCCCTTAAAAGTTCAGAAAAAAGAATCGGAAATTACCTTTGAAACCAGCGAAGGGGGTTTGGCTACCGGTTTGGGCTCCGTGTATAAACAAGGCGATAATTTGTGGATTGGCTGGCCCGGTTTATTTCTAGAAGAAGAACCAGACCGCGATTACGTACGCGATGAGTTATTAAAAGAAAACATGCAGCCGGTATTTCTAACCGAAACCGAAATTAAGGAATACTACGAAGGTTTTAGTAACGAAACGTTATGGCCTACTTTTCATTATTTCAGTCAGTATGCGGTTTACGAAAAGCAGCATTGGGAAGCTTACGTGGCTGTAAATCAAAAATTTTGCGACGAAGTAGTAAAGTTTGCCCAACCCGAAGACACTATTTGGGTGCACGATTACCAACTGCTGTTACTGCCGCAGCTTATCCGAAAGCAACTTGCGGGTGTTAGCATTGGTTTTTTTCAGCATATTCCATTTCCCTCGTTCGAGATTTTCCGGTTACTGCCTTGGCGCCGCGAAATTATTCAAGGTATGTTGGGAGCCGATTTAATTGGTTTTCATACCTACGACGACATGCGGCATTTTCTCAGCTCCACCAACCGTTTGTTAGGTTATGGTAACTTACACGGCCTGGTAGATACCGGTAAACGCACCGTGCTGGTAGATGCTTTCCCGATGGGGATTGACTACGAAAAATATGCTGCCCTGGCCATTGACCCGGAAACGATAAAGTTAGAGCAGGAATTCCGGCAGGCTATCGGTACGCACCGGGTAATTGTGTCTATCGACCGATTGGATTACTCCAAAGGAATTCCCAATCGCTTGTACGCCTTTGAGCAATTTTTAAAACGCTACCCGGAGTTCCAGGAAAAAGTATCGCTGGTCATGATTGTGGTGCCCTCGCGGGATACCGTAGAGAAATACAAACGTTTAAAAGAAGAAATAGATGAACTGGTGGGCCGTATCAATAGCTCTTACCGCACCATCAGCTGGAACCCGATTCAGTACTTCTACCGCTCTTTTCCTTTGCCGGAAATTTCGGCTTTTTACCGCATTGCCGATATTTGCCTGGTTACGCCCATGCGCGACGGCATGAACCTGGTGAGCAAGGAGTTTATTGCTTCTAAATTCGATCAAAAAGGCGTATTAATATTAAGCGAAATGGCCGGTGCCGCCCAGGAACTAGCCGATGCCATTCAGATTAACCCGAATAACATCGACCAAATGGCCGATGCCATTAAGGAAGCTTTACTTTTACCGGAACCAGAGCAGATGGTGCAGATGAATGCCATGCAAACGCTTATTAAAACCTACGATATTCACCAGTGGGTAAAAGTATTTATGGACCGGTTGAGTTACGTAAAAATCAAACAGCAGTCGTTTACAACCGATCCGCTGGCGGGCGAGGCCCTCGAACACCTGATTCAGCATTATCAGGAAAAAACGCCTCGTTTGATATTCCTGGATTACGATGGTACTTTGTCGCCGTTTACCAAAGACCCGCGCCAGGCTGGTCCGGACGAGGAATTGCTGCAAATTTTAAAAAAATTAACGACTGATACGCAAAATCGGGTAGTAATTATTAGTGGCCGGGATCGCCAAACGCTGGAAAAATGGCTCGGCCATTTACCCGTTGATTTGATTGCCGAACACGGGGTATGGTTAAAAAGGCGGGAAGTAAACTGGGAAATGATTTTAACCCTGAGTAACAACTGGAAACGGGAAGTACGCCCCATTATGGAAGCTTACGTAAATCGCACGGCCGGCTCTTTTATCGAAGAAAAAGATTATTCTTTGGTTTGGCACTACCGGCGCGTTCCCACTGGTTTAGGAGAGTTGCGGTGCCGCGACCTGATTCATCATCTCGGTTATATTGCTTCCAATATTAACCTGCAGGTAATGGAAGGAAATAAAATTGTGGAGATTAAAAACTTGGAAGTAAATAAAGGAGTGGCCGCCGCCCGCTGGCTCGAGTTATATCCATCTGCTTTTGTGATGGCTATCGGCGACGATCGCACCGATGAAGACATGTTCCGATTAATGCCTCGCGATAGTTATACCGTGAAAGTGGGTGCGCAACGCTCCGTAGCCCAATTTCATTTAGCCTCGGTCAAAGACGTCCGGAGCTTGCTTCAGGTTTTAGGTAACCAGTACAAAAGCGCCGATCAAGCCCAAGATTCTCCGAAAAGCGTTCCTGTCTCCGAATAA
- a CDS encoding M57 family metalloprotease has product MAFKNLSLVVAFCALGLVSCQNEPEGVVKKEDIASETLDKIYEMGFGTADIKKVEEGYLVEGDIVITNSELNAPHDPKFLRIGETEQYRTTNLVSTGSGRTIRVGISTSLPTSYVAALDEAIARYNAEGLLIKFQRVSSSPNITLTKAPTGSSYLASAGFPSGGNPYNSVKVNSDYIGTNPVRSYLASILAHEMGHCIGFRHTDYKDRSFSCGGAYTNEGASTVGAIHIPGTPTTADATSWMLACIGTGQSRPFNANDRTALRYLY; this is encoded by the coding sequence ATGGCATTTAAAAACTTATCTCTGGTTGTTGCTTTTTGTGCGTTAGGTCTTGTTTCTTGTCAGAACGAACCGGAAGGTGTAGTAAAAAAAGAAGATATTGCTTCGGAAACCCTCGACAAAATTTATGAAATGGGTTTTGGCACCGCTGATATTAAAAAAGTAGAAGAAGGCTATTTAGTAGAAGGCGATATTGTTATAACAAATAGTGAACTCAACGCCCCGCATGATCCGAAATTTCTGCGTATCGGTGAAACAGAGCAATACCGCACCACCAATTTAGTAAGTACCGGTTCGGGCCGTACTATTCGGGTGGGTATTTCTACTTCTTTACCTACTTCTTACGTAGCCGCCTTAGACGAAGCCATTGCCCGCTACAACGCCGAAGGTTTACTGATTAAGTTTCAAAGGGTTTCTTCCAGCCCTAATATTACTTTAACAAAAGCTCCTACCGGCTCTTCTTACCTGGCTTCGGCTGGTTTCCCATCGGGCGGCAATCCGTATAATTCCGTAAAAGTAAATTCGGATTATATTGGTACGAATCCGGTACGGAGCTACCTGGCTTCTATTTTGGCGCACGAGATGGGACATTGCATTGGTTTCCGGCACACCGATTATAAGGACAGAAGTTTTAGCTGCGGTGGCGCGTACACCAACGAAGGAGCCAGCACCGTAGGCGCCATTCACATTCCGGGAACACCTACTACTGCCGATGCTACTTCTTGGATGTTAGCTTGTATTGGTACCGGTCAAAGCCGGCCCTTTAATGCTAATGACCGCACTGCCTTACGGTATTTGTATTAG
- a CDS encoding Mpo1 family 2-hydroxy fatty acid dioxygenase, giving the protein MAVTNRNLEAYFATYAESHENKTNKLIHWVCVPLIVFSLLGLVWSIPFPQISGLGEMQRYTNWATFLIVFAVVYYFRLSVPLAFTMLVIIALFSAVIVTLEKLHREAGWPFLWQISLFIFGIAWVGQFIGHKIEGKKPSFLDDLKFLLIGPIWLLHFIFKKLHLPY; this is encoded by the coding sequence ATGGCTGTTACCAATCGCAACTTAGAGGCTTACTTTGCTACTTACGCGGAAAGCCACGAAAATAAGACTAACAAGCTTATTCATTGGGTTTGCGTTCCTTTAATTGTTTTTAGCTTACTGGGCTTGGTGTGGTCTATCCCGTTTCCGCAAATTAGCGGTTTAGGCGAAATGCAACGGTATACTAATTGGGCTACTTTCCTGATAGTATTTGCGGTGGTATATTACTTCCGGTTATCTGTTCCGCTGGCCTTCACGATGTTGGTTATTATTGCGCTATTTTCTGCGGTAATTGTTACGTTGGAAAAATTGCATCGGGAAGCTGGTTGGCCCTTCTTGTGGCAGATAAGTTTGTTTATTTTTGGAATTGCCTGGGTGGGGCAATTTATCGGGCACAAGATAGAAGGGAAAAAGCCGTCCTTTTTGGATGATTTAAAATTTCTTTTAATAGGGCCAATCTGGCTTTTGCACTTTATTTTTAAAAAATTACACCTGCCTTATTAA
- a CDS encoding glycoside hydrolase family 15 protein, protein MLQKHTYDMGLIGNCAYLALIRKDASVAWLCWPRFDSSFIFGNLLDTQKGGSFTIQPSTSAFNSYQYYIENTNVLCTEIENEDGRYRVTDFAPRFSQYDRYYKPLMFIRKIEPLAGAPRIKVCCEPVGQYGIQTLDQRRSSNHIAFLGLEEEMRLTTNIALSYLLDKEYFVLNETKYLVMTYGAPLEAPLESTAEVFLTKTIKYWRNWVKNTSISNFYQTQVIRSALALKLHQYEDTGAIIAATTTSLPEAPHSTRNWDYRFCWMRDTYYILTAFNNIGHFEELERYFHYIANVSAKAKDKFQPLYSISTGTDLIEQELSHLDGYLGNKPVRIGNDAYTHIQNDVYGQVLVALLPLYVDRRFIGEERVESEKLIYKTLYHIQRTMDMPDAGLWEFRNFAQYHCYTYLFHWAGSKAALKVANFLQNQEMANMAERLMHEAASKIEACYDPVRGVYTNAIGSPHLDASTLQLIMMGYLDPNSERAHSHLRNLEQELKTPNGLFYRYRHQDDFGIPETTFLVCSFWYVESLACVGRLQDASREFERLLSYTNHLGLLSEDVDATTGSQWGNFPQAYSHVGLMNAAYRITKRLDVPNFI, encoded by the coding sequence ATGCTTCAAAAACATACCTACGACATGGGCCTGATTGGCAATTGCGCTTATTTGGCTCTGATTCGGAAAGATGCCAGTGTGGCTTGGCTGTGCTGGCCGCGTTTCGATTCCAGTTTTATATTCGGCAATTTACTGGATACTCAGAAAGGTGGCAGTTTTACCATTCAGCCTAGTACTTCGGCTTTTAACAGTTACCAGTATTACATCGAAAATACCAATGTACTGTGTACCGAAATAGAAAATGAAGACGGCCGCTACCGCGTTACGGATTTTGCCCCGCGCTTTTCGCAGTACGATCGGTACTATAAACCGCTCATGTTTATCCGGAAGATAGAGCCGCTTGCGGGTGCGCCGCGCATAAAAGTTTGCTGTGAGCCGGTGGGCCAGTACGGTATTCAAACATTAGACCAGCGCCGGAGCAGCAATCACATTGCTTTTTTGGGTTTAGAAGAAGAAATGCGGCTTACTACCAATATTGCTTTAAGCTACTTGCTGGATAAGGAATATTTTGTATTAAACGAAACCAAATATTTAGTAATGACTTACGGGGCACCCTTGGAAGCTCCCCTGGAAAGTACCGCCGAAGTGTTTCTGACGAAAACCATTAAATATTGGCGGAACTGGGTTAAAAATACGAGTATCAGTAATTTTTATCAAACACAGGTTATTCGTTCGGCACTTGCTTTAAAACTGCACCAGTACGAAGATACCGGAGCCATTATTGCGGCCACTACCACCAGCTTACCCGAAGCTCCGCATAGCACTCGTAATTGGGATTATCGCTTTTGTTGGATGCGCGACACGTATTATATCCTGACGGCTTTTAATAATATTGGTCACTTTGAAGAACTAGAGCGTTATTTTCATTACATCGCCAATGTTTCGGCTAAAGCTAAAGATAAGTTTCAACCGCTGTATTCTATCAGTACCGGTACCGATTTAATTGAACAAGAATTGAGTCACCTGGATGGTTACTTAGGTAATAAACCCGTGCGGATTGGAAATGACGCCTATACTCACATTCAAAACGATGTGTACGGGCAAGTATTAGTAGCATTGCTGCCCTTGTACGTGGATAGACGGTTTATCGGGGAAGAACGTGTGGAATCGGAAAAGCTGATTTACAAAACTTTGTACCATATTCAACGAACCATGGACATGCCCGATGCCGGTTTGTGGGAGTTCCGTAATTTTGCGCAGTATCATTGTTATACCTATTTATTTCATTGGGCGGGCAGCAAAGCGGCGTTAAAAGTAGCTAATTTCCTGCAAAACCAAGAAATGGCCAACATGGCCGAGCGTTTAATGCACGAAGCGGCCAGTAAAATTGAGGCCTGCTACGATCCGGTACGCGGCGTATATACCAACGCCATCGGATCGCCGCACCTCGATGCCAGCACCTTGCAATTAATAATGATGGGGTACCTGGATCCAAACTCAGAACGGGCACATTCGCATTTACGGAACCTGGAACAAGAATTAAAAACGCCGAATGGTTTGTTCTATCGGTACCGTCACCAGGATGACTTTGGTATTCCCGAAACTACTTTCCTCGTTTGCTCTTTTTGGTACGTAGAGTCTTTGGCCTGCGTAGGCCGGTTACAAGATGCTAGCCGGGAGTTTGAACGTTTGCTTTCCTATACCAACCATTTAGGATTGCTCAGCGAAGATGTAGATGCCACTACGGGCAGCCAGTGGGGTAATTTTCCGCAAGCGTATAGCCATGTGGGTTTAATGAATGCCGCCTATCGAATAACTAAAAGATTAGATGTGCCCAACTTTATATAA